Proteins encoded by one window of Ignavibacteriota bacterium:
- a CDS encoding aryl-sulfate sulfotransferase, with amino-acid sequence MSAIRADIHHARVWPTAVLVLLLAACASQSVRAQAYPGYTLFNATNSKTTYLIDMQGSPVHTWTNALSGGYATYLLENGLLLRPALNPGNQLNVPAGSGRIQKIDWNSNVVWEYTYSSSKYLMHHDVEPLPNGNVLLLAYEVKTASEASAAGRQTGVTMWPEHIVEVQPIGSNGGNIVWEWHVWDHLVQDKFPTRANYGVVAQHPELININLGTVSFGGDWMHANAVSYNPDLDLIAISSHYFNEVYVIDHGTTTAEAAGHSGGKRGKGGDILYRWGKPSNYGAPGSTVFDVVHCAWWIPSGLPGAGHMLAFNNRNTARASTIVELTLPMDGSGNFTLAPGTAYGPTAPSWTYSNGSTFFSAHLGGNQRLPNGNTLITEATSGYLFEVSAAGNVVWQYQHPQEIARSLRYGVDYPGLSAMRDEVTIQQNTPCCYTMSVKNGNIAGKVINELLIEVAPGATIQSGATAPPGWTATLLNPRLLKYSSPGGVNPGATLGGFGLCFDGETGAVDATWKTQNSGTVLASGSWPLTTACIGPDSVSVNTGISDRKTCTYEWTLKNRNGAKRPLSGFELSILTPGYEWAEVTCPTIAGWNGTLLSATRARYAATAGMELATAGLLEPFITRLRPPSGASPVAVEWSSWDGGTLVTRDTLRLICSREAPMCDSASLVNESQTAARCTFDFRLDNLHTPSGPLHALRLRLLTPGAVFLLGGGSTRADTNVFDLTASPLASGATRSFPCVVDAAAATGPVRMAWESYAGGAVLCSGQFDLACLPPPKPTCDEYFDSKLIDCDYTTGFNNAHTPVSDVDGYRLRLLTAGASFAGITPPAGWTVTSSTSTTVEFHAASAIANGGSAGDFRFTLTPPAANSPVRLERCTRLGTTDVCPDTVTLQCAPFVKLHDRLNCLVDASACETRFGFENRHTPVSRVDRLSVTVLSAGDTILAASPVFGWVVDSLLPTRVIFRHTGGGIPNGQGAGNLAVSFLPGADDRVSFRWCTMFGNTVLDCADSILFCTRIERRCDSLGVLPTATACRFVTSFMNLRQPAALVDGAVARITTPGATLVQASAPGDWTITAQDGSHVVFRHNRGGITGNTGQTGFALTLAPPPGATRIALQWCTTSAGGDPCCDSMVVECEKKIELSDTLVFVPDTARPCCGRLMLLNRHTPLSAVTALEVRTLTAGVRIMTSHTGTPAGWLPASTPLVVSWTASGAGLAPGAQLDSCAVCFDNTAIAHADFRIGWESRDAIHTTGADSLLLACTGTVEARLPAALPLRATLDQNYPNPFTGSTTIVYGIERTTDLRLEIVDVSGAVLRTLVSGERAPGRYLVEWKAEGLPSGVYACRLRTRDLVLSRVMVLAR; translated from the coding sequence GTGTCTGCTATTCGTGCAGACATCCATCACGCCCGTGTTTGGCCCACGGCTGTTCTCGTGCTGCTGCTCGCGGCCTGCGCATCGCAGTCCGTCCGCGCGCAGGCGTATCCAGGTTACACGCTGTTCAATGCAACAAACAGCAAGACGACCTACCTCATCGACATGCAGGGTTCACCGGTGCATACCTGGACGAACGCGCTCTCGGGTGGATATGCCACGTATCTCCTCGAGAACGGACTGCTGCTTCGGCCCGCGCTGAATCCGGGCAATCAGCTCAACGTGCCGGCCGGTTCGGGGCGCATACAGAAGATCGACTGGAACAGCAATGTGGTGTGGGAGTACACGTACTCGAGTTCGAAATACCTGATGCATCACGATGTGGAGCCGTTGCCCAACGGCAACGTGCTGCTGCTTGCCTACGAAGTGAAGACCGCCTCCGAGGCATCCGCGGCCGGGAGGCAGACCGGTGTCACAATGTGGCCCGAACATATCGTCGAAGTGCAGCCCATCGGTTCGAACGGAGGAAACATCGTATGGGAGTGGCATGTATGGGATCATCTCGTGCAGGACAAATTCCCGACACGCGCGAATTACGGCGTGGTGGCACAGCATCCGGAACTGATCAACATCAATCTCGGGACGGTGAGTTTCGGGGGCGACTGGATGCACGCCAACGCCGTGAGCTACAATCCCGACCTCGACCTGATTGCCATTTCCTCGCATTACTTCAACGAAGTGTACGTTATCGACCACGGTACCACCACCGCGGAAGCCGCAGGCCACAGCGGCGGCAAACGGGGAAAAGGCGGCGACATCCTGTACCGCTGGGGCAAACCCTCGAATTACGGAGCGCCGGGCAGCACAGTGTTCGACGTGGTGCATTGCGCGTGGTGGATACCCTCGGGCCTGCCTGGCGCAGGACATATGCTCGCCTTTAACAACCGCAATACCGCGCGCGCATCAACGATCGTCGAGCTGACGCTGCCTATGGACGGAAGCGGCAACTTCACGCTAGCGCCGGGCACGGCCTACGGACCGACCGCGCCCTCGTGGACATATTCGAACGGCTCGACCTTTTTCTCCGCGCATCTCGGAGGCAATCAACGCCTGCCCAACGGCAATACACTCATCACCGAAGCGACGTCGGGGTATCTGTTCGAAGTCAGCGCGGCTGGGAACGTGGTCTGGCAATACCAGCACCCTCAGGAAATCGCCCGGTCGCTACGCTATGGTGTAGATTATCCGGGACTCTCGGCCATGCGCGACGAGGTCACCATCCAGCAAAACACACCGTGCTGTTACACCATGTCGGTGAAGAACGGGAACATCGCGGGGAAAGTGATCAACGAATTGCTCATCGAGGTCGCACCCGGCGCGACAATACAGAGCGGCGCGACCGCGCCCCCCGGATGGACGGCCACGCTTCTCAATCCGCGCCTGCTGAAATACAGCTCACCGGGAGGGGTGAATCCGGGCGCAACACTCGGAGGCTTCGGTCTGTGTTTCGACGGCGAGACAGGGGCGGTGGACGCCACGTGGAAAACGCAGAACAGCGGCACCGTTCTGGCGAGCGGATCGTGGCCGCTCACCACCGCGTGTATCGGACCCGACTCGGTCTCCGTTAACACGGGGATCAGCGACCGAAAAACCTGCACCTATGAATGGACATTAAAGAACCGCAATGGTGCAAAACGTCCTCTCTCGGGTTTCGAGCTGTCGATCCTTACGCCGGGATATGAATGGGCCGAAGTCACATGTCCGACGATCGCGGGATGGAACGGTACGCTGCTCTCGGCCACACGTGCGCGATACGCTGCCACGGCGGGCATGGAACTCGCCACGGCCGGATTGCTGGAGCCCTTCATCACGCGGCTGCGGCCGCCTTCGGGGGCGAGTCCCGTCGCGGTGGAATGGAGCAGTTGGGACGGCGGTACACTCGTGACACGCGACACACTCAGGCTGATCTGCAGCCGCGAGGCGCCCATGTGCGACAGCGCTTCGCTGGTGAACGAGTCTCAGACCGCTGCGCGCTGTACCTTCGATTTCCGTCTCGACAATCTGCATACGCCGTCGGGTCCGCTGCACGCGCTGCGCCTGCGGCTGCTCACCCCCGGAGCCGTGTTTCTTCTCGGAGGGGGATCAACACGCGCCGACACAAACGTGTTCGATCTCACCGCCAGCCCGCTGGCCTCGGGCGCAACACGAAGCTTCCCCTGCGTGGTCGACGCCGCCGCGGCGACGGGTCCGGTGCGTATGGCCTGGGAAAGTTACGCCGGAGGCGCGGTACTCTGCAGCGGCCAATTCGATCTTGCCTGCCTGCCGCCGCCGAAACCGACGTGTGACGAGTACTTTGACTCCAAGCTGATCGATTGCGACTACACGACGGGATTCAATAACGCGCACACACCCGTCTCCGATGTAGACGGCTACCGCCTCCGTCTGCTCACGGCCGGCGCCTCGTTCGCGGGCATCACGCCTCCCGCGGGGTGGACCGTGACCTCAAGCACTTCGACCACGGTCGAGTTTCATGCCGCTTCAGCGATCGCGAATGGTGGCAGCGCCGGCGATTTCCGCTTTACGCTCACACCTCCCGCGGCGAACAGTCCCGTACGTCTCGAGCGCTGCACCCGGTTGGGGACCACGGACGTGTGTCCCGACACCGTCACCCTGCAATGTGCGCCATTCGTGAAACTGCACGACCGCCTGAACTGTCTTGTCGACGCCTCGGCATGTGAAACACGGTTCGGTTTCGAAAACCGGCATACACCCGTCTCGCGTGTCGACCGGCTCAGCGTCACAGTTCTATCGGCGGGCGATACGATACTCGCCGCGTCTCCCGTCTTCGGATGGGTGGTCGATTCCCTCCTGCCCACACGCGTCATCTTCCGCCACACCGGCGGTGGGATACCGAACGGACAGGGCGCCGGCAATCTCGCCGTATCGTTCCTGCCCGGTGCGGACGACCGCGTGTCCTTCCGCTGGTGCACAATGTTCGGAAACACCGTTCTCGACTGCGCCGATTCAATCCTTTTCTGTACACGCATCGAACGGCGCTGTGATTCACTCGGCGTGTTGCCCACAGCCACCGCCTGCAGATTCGTGACGAGTTTCATGAACCTGAGGCAGCCCGCCGCACTCGTCGACGGCGCCGTGGCGCGCATCACCACACCGGGCGCCACGCTCGTGCAGGCGTCGGCACCGGGGGATTGGACGATCACGGCGCAGGACGGCTCGCATGTCGTGTTCCGGCACAACCGCGGCGGCATTACTGGCAACACGGGGCAAACCGGATTCGCGCTCACGCTGGCGCCGCCACCCGGCGCAACACGCATCGCCCTCCAATGGTGTACCACCTCCGCGGGAGGTGATCCCTGCTGCGATTCGATGGTCGTGGAGTGCGAGAAAAAGATCGAACTATCCGATACTCTCGTGTTTGTACCCGACACGGCACGGCCGTGCTGCGGACGACTGATGCTGCTCAACAGGCATACACCCCTCTCGGCCGTCACCGCCCTCGAGGTGCGCACACTTACGGCGGGCGTGCGTATCATGACGTCACACACAGGCACACCCGCCGGCTGGCTGCCCGCCTCAACGCCGCTTGTCGTTTCATGGACGGCAAGCGGAGCGGGCCTGGCGCCGGGCGCGCAGCTCGACAGTTGCGCAGTCTGTTTCGACAACACGGCGATTGCACACGCCGATTTCCGCATCGGCTGGGAAAGCCGCGACGCGATACACACGACCGGCGCGGATTCGCTGCTGCTCGCGTGTACGGGCACGGTCGAAGCGCGGCTGCCCGCCGCGCTGCCGCTGCGCGCAACGCTCGACCAGAATTACCCGAACCCGTTCACGGGCAGCACCACCATCGTCTACGGCATCGAGCGCACGACCGATCTGCGTCTCGAGATTGTGGACGTCTCAGGCGCCGTGTTACGCACGCTCGTCAGCGGCGAGAGGGCTCCGGGCAGGTATCTGGTGGAGTGGAAGGCCGAAGGTCTCCCCTCGGGCGTATACGCGTGCCGTCTGCGCACACGCGACCTCGTACTCTCACGCGTGATGGTACTCGCGCGCTAA
- a CDS encoding WecB/TagA/CpsF family glycosyltransferase — protein sequence MNSRDVDPSPAAAHLCGVRLDLLEQAAILERVAAAIATRTRCVIAGPHFSILLQAQDDDALRVTLNSCDIVHPDGIGSVLGLRIGAGVAARRVNGTDLYVAMLRSFPPTDVRYYFLGGDDETQRRLRASLREKWSQLSSERIHGAAGLLRLDDAGPADAVNAASPDVLFVGLGSPLQFQWIERWRDVLHVPVIVAVGAGLEFLSGRRARAPRLMRALGLEWLHRLLLEPRRLWRRYLLGIPRFLVRILRERARRKNRRARYE from the coding sequence ATGAACTCCCGGGATGTGGACCCCTCGCCGGCCGCGGCGCATCTGTGCGGCGTCCGGCTCGACCTGCTTGAGCAGGCCGCAATTCTCGAGCGCGTGGCAGCGGCGATCGCGACACGGACGCGTTGTGTTATCGCGGGTCCGCATTTTTCCATCCTGCTGCAGGCACAGGACGATGACGCGCTCCGCGTGACACTCAATAGCTGCGACATCGTGCATCCCGACGGGATAGGCAGTGTGCTCGGGCTCAGGATCGGGGCGGGTGTCGCCGCCCGCCGGGTCAACGGTACGGATCTCTATGTCGCGATGCTGCGGTCTTTCCCACCCACGGATGTGCGGTATTATTTCCTGGGAGGCGACGACGAGACGCAGCGCCGTCTTCGCGCATCATTGAGGGAAAAATGGAGCCAATTATCCTCTGAACGCATACACGGCGCCGCGGGTCTTCTGCGCCTCGACGATGCAGGTCCGGCAGACGCCGTGAATGCAGCCTCTCCCGACGTGCTGTTTGTCGGACTCGGCTCGCCGCTGCAATTTCAATGGATAGAGCGTTGGCGCGATGTGCTGCATGTGCCGGTGATTGTGGCGGTGGGAGCGGGACTCGAATTCCTGTCCGGTCGCAGAGCCCGTGCCCCGCGTCTCATGCGCGCGCTTGGCCTCGAGTGGCTGCACCGCCTCCTGCTCGAACCACGCAGACTGTGGCGCCGTTATCTGCTCGGCATTCCGCGTTTTCTCGTCCGCATTCTGCGTGAACGGGCGCGCCGGAAAAACCGACGCGCCCGCTACGAGTAA
- a CDS encoding porin has translation MRITLILAAVVVCGLLSPRLAAQDEGKSKSWFETVTVNGFVSTGFCYNLNKPDTGRNMFRVFDGAHNTFTLDVFELSFKRDAAERGDAGFRLDLAGGASIPPLTRSSGFTGGDIDVQQMYVTWMAPLGNGLKIDVGKFVTPLGWEVIEGHDGWNDNYSRSFLFGYAIPFTHTGLRAGYAFSPSFSLACFVVNGWDLAVDNNASKSLGAQVFLSPVDGLSVYANAISGPEQSGNNSDTRSVFDFSAAYSISGSLTIAANADFGSEAVPNSSESVAWSGFAGYLRYMPCEMFAVSLRGEMFDDTDGSRTGVAQKLTGITVTPEYRPAKGLVIRMDLRMDTSDKTVFQKAGEYTDSQTTIGLNLLYVY, from the coding sequence ATGCGAATCACACTAATACTCGCCGCAGTTGTCGTCTGCGGACTTCTGTCGCCTCGCCTTGCCGCGCAGGACGAAGGAAAATCAAAATCGTGGTTTGAGACTGTCACCGTCAACGGTTTTGTCTCCACCGGCTTCTGCTACAACCTGAACAAGCCCGACACCGGGCGGAACATGTTCCGCGTGTTCGATGGCGCCCACAACACCTTCACGCTCGACGTGTTCGAACTGTCATTCAAGCGCGACGCCGCCGAGCGAGGCGACGCGGGCTTCCGGCTCGACCTCGCGGGCGGCGCCTCGATACCGCCTCTCACACGCTCCTCCGGCTTCACCGGGGGCGACATCGACGTGCAGCAGATGTACGTGACGTGGATGGCGCCGCTGGGCAACGGCCTGAAGATCGACGTCGGCAAATTCGTCACCCCGCTCGGCTGGGAAGTGATCGAAGGTCACGACGGATGGAACGACAACTACTCGCGTTCCTTCCTCTTCGGCTACGCGATTCCCTTCACACACACCGGGCTTCGCGCCGGATACGCGTTCTCGCCGTCATTCTCGCTCGCGTGTTTTGTTGTCAACGGCTGGGATCTCGCGGTCGACAACAACGCGTCGAAAAGTCTCGGTGCGCAGGTGTTCCTGTCGCCGGTGGACGGGCTGTCGGTGTACGCCAATGCGATCAGCGGACCCGAACAGAGCGGCAACAACAGCGACACACGCAGCGTGTTCGATTTCAGCGCGGCGTATTCGATCAGCGGATCTCTGACCATCGCGGCGAACGCCGACTTCGGCAGCGAGGCGGTGCCCAACAGCAGCGAGTCGGTTGCGTGGAGCGGTTTCGCCGGATACCTGCGTTACATGCCCTGCGAGATGTTCGCCGTATCGCTGCGCGGTGAAATGTTCGACGACACCGACGGGTCGCGCACGGGTGTTGCGCAGAAACTCACGGGCATCACGGTGACACCCGAGTACCGGCCCGCGAAGGGACTCGTGATACGTATGGATCTTCGTATGGACACGTCCGATAAAACCGTCTTCCAGAAGGCGGGAGAATACACCGACTCACAGACGACGATCGGTCTTAATCTGCTGTACGTGTACTAG
- a CDS encoding LytTR family transcriptional regulator DNA-binding domain-containing protein, with product MRCIVVDDEELARALVLEYLARHDDIRVVAECANGFDAVKSITELAPDLVFLDVQMPKLTGFEVLELLGEPCRIIFTTAYDQYAVRAFEVHAVDYLLKPFSSARFDAALDRARAAIRADKPADTPALARDVRAERAPLDRLLVRDGSRVFVIPVDTVDYIEAQDDYICIHAGGKRHLKQERIARIEEHLDPARFVRIHRSFIVNLARIARIEPYTKDSRVAVLVDGRTLPVSRSGFDRLRGLTS from the coding sequence ATCCGCTGTATTGTCGTCGACGACGAGGAACTCGCGCGCGCACTCGTCCTCGAATACCTGGCGCGTCACGACGACATCCGTGTCGTCGCCGAGTGCGCGAACGGTTTCGACGCGGTGAAAAGCATCACCGAACTGGCGCCGGATCTTGTGTTTCTCGACGTGCAGATGCCCAAGCTGACCGGCTTCGAGGTGCTCGAACTTCTCGGCGAACCCTGCCGCATCATCTTCACGACTGCCTACGACCAGTACGCCGTGCGGGCCTTCGAGGTGCACGCGGTCGACTATCTGCTCAAGCCCTTCTCGTCGGCGCGCTTCGACGCCGCGCTCGACCGCGCGCGCGCGGCCATCCGTGCCGACAAACCGGCCGACACTCCCGCACTCGCGCGCGACGTGCGCGCGGAGAGGGCTCCGCTCGACCGCCTGCTCGTGCGCGACGGATCGCGCGTGTTTGTGATTCCCGTCGACACGGTCGACTATATCGAGGCGCAGGACGATTACATCTGCATACACGCGGGCGGAAAACGCCACCTCAAGCAGGAGCGCATCGCGCGCATCGAGGAACACCTCGATCCCGCGCGCTTCGTCCGCATCCACCGATCGTTCATCGTCAATCTCGCGCGCATCGCGCGCATCGAGCCATACACAAAGGACAGCCGCGTCGCGGTGCTCGTCGACGGACGCACCCTGCCCGTCAGCCGCAGCGGCTTCGACCGGCTCCGCGGCCTCACATCCTGA
- a CDS encoding histidine kinase, translated as MHPLLGNRSALLFALAVWLAAGAGFGALLALAGIVSWKLGLALALPLFLVYSFVCLSPWYICRSLPLDEGMPLRYILVYTGSALGSAAIWLGMGGVWSYALGEMFGAVGAVDAYRAALPAWGGTGALLYIGSIVAHYLLLSMRAARETGQRALELGMLAREAELRALRSQVNPHFLFNSLNSISALTTRDAAAAREMCLLLAEYFRGSLAAGGRETLPLREELALLDEFLAIERARFGERLLVERAIDPAALDCAVPALLLQPLAENAVKHGIAHLVDGGVIAVSITRMGVTLRIEIRNDLDPEAVPRGGTGLGHAIIRNRLRLLYGGGAQFDTRVGDTSYIARISLPCPEAAA; from the coding sequence ATGCACCCTCTCCTGGGAAACCGCAGCGCCCTGCTCTTTGCGCTCGCCGTGTGGCTCGCGGCGGGCGCGGGATTCGGGGCGCTCCTCGCGCTGGCGGGGATCGTGTCGTGGAAGCTCGGACTCGCGCTCGCTCTGCCGCTGTTTCTCGTCTATAGTTTCGTCTGCCTGTCCCCGTGGTACATCTGCAGGTCGCTCCCGCTTGACGAGGGGATGCCGCTCCGCTACATCCTTGTGTACACCGGATCGGCTTTGGGTTCGGCGGCGATCTGGCTCGGCATGGGCGGTGTGTGGTCCTACGCTCTGGGGGAAATGTTCGGCGCCGTCGGCGCCGTCGACGCCTACCGCGCGGCGCTCCCTGCATGGGGCGGCACAGGGGCGTTGCTCTACATCGGCTCGATCGTCGCGCATTACCTGCTGCTGTCGATGCGCGCCGCGCGCGAAACCGGGCAGCGCGCGCTCGAACTCGGCATGCTGGCGCGCGAGGCCGAACTGCGCGCGCTGCGAAGCCAGGTCAATCCGCACTTCCTGTTCAACAGTCTGAACTCGATCAGCGCGCTCACGACACGCGACGCGGCGGCCGCACGCGAGATGTGCCTGCTGCTCGCCGAGTACTTCCGCGGGAGTCTCGCGGCAGGAGGACGGGAAACACTGCCCCTGCGCGAAGAACTCGCGCTGCTCGACGAATTCCTGGCCATAGAGCGCGCGCGTTTCGGCGAGCGGCTCCTCGTCGAGCGCGCGATCGATCCGGCCGCGCTCGACTGCGCGGTGCCCGCCCTGCTGCTGCAGCCGCTGGCGGAGAACGCCGTCAAACACGGCATCGCGCACCTGGTGGACGGCGGTGTCATCGCCGTCTCCATCACACGCATGGGCGTCACGCTGCGCATCGAGATACGGAACGATCTCGATCCCGAGGCCGTGCCGCGCGGCGGCACGGGTTTGGGACACGCGATCATCCGGAACCGGCTGCGTCTGCTCTACGGCGGCGGCGCGCAGTTCGACACGCGTGTCGGCGACACGTCGTATATTGCCCGCATATCACTGCCCTGTCCCGAGGCCGCCGCGTGA
- a CDS encoding carbohydrate binding family 9 domain-containing protein → MAVATAWTQKSTKSLRLRRAPSAIEIDGRIESAWMAADSVADFEQFQPYHGKPPSRRTIAKVLATDEALYCLMLCEDDPANIQTNTGVLDDYGGDVVSLMLDTFGDKQTAYKFAVSAGGVRGDCRLLDDARNRDYAWDGVWFSAARTYGWGYAVEMRIPFRSIQYDGSLTVWGLDFDRWRPTDGEDIYWCAYQQNEGQRISRFGTLLLDEIRPTAHGLGLEFYPVGLLKAHRIESGAMKVDPDAGLDIFYNPSKTLTFQLTANPDFAQIEADPFEFNISRYETYYSERRPFFTEGNEVFMASGKQRNSGFYSPLELFYSRRIGRILPDGSMIPLSVGAKAFGRWGDVEYGGFVARAAEQEYGADTAVNVVPGTTYAAGRVKSSGSEKFSIGALAVGAMTGDKTNAVLDIDGVVRDADWQLAWQLARSQRENKGDYAASAGFTLTKEHWAAAVKARAIGNRFDIDDVGFVPWRGLSDIVALIGPRWYFEEGSLRELSTYGGGSATYEHADLYTDRKLLAGFNMQFRSNWGGEFNFEAGRSRDSVFEYTSSAASLATWFSISPKWSAAFWSEFAHTYNFRRGYEGDFFRGELEASWRPWDMLQVGSSFQGFVEWDPDRHIEDITWNTRPFLSFIPVNDLSIYAYVDISYIDYHSSMMTDRVEQILAGLRFAWQFLPKSWLYLAINEVQQRGEFALSPLTVRDRAAVLKLKYLYYL, encoded by the coding sequence ATGGCCGTCGCGACCGCATGGACACAGAAATCCACCAAGTCGCTGCGGTTGCGTCGCGCTCCTTCAGCCATCGAAATCGACGGACGCATCGAATCCGCCTGGATGGCGGCCGATTCGGTTGCGGACTTCGAGCAGTTCCAGCCCTATCACGGCAAGCCCCCCTCGCGGCGCACCATCGCCAAAGTCCTTGCGACCGACGAGGCGTTGTACTGCCTCATGCTCTGCGAAGACGATCCGGCAAACATCCAGACCAACACGGGCGTGCTCGACGACTACGGCGGCGACGTGGTGTCGCTGATGCTCGACACCTTCGGCGACAAACAGACGGCGTACAAATTTGCGGTCTCGGCCGGCGGCGTGCGCGGCGACTGCCGTCTGCTCGACGACGCGCGCAACCGCGACTACGCGTGGGACGGTGTGTGGTTCTCGGCCGCGCGCACATACGGCTGGGGCTACGCGGTGGAAATGCGCATCCCTTTCCGCTCGATACAGTACGACGGTTCACTCACCGTATGGGGACTCGATTTCGACCGTTGGCGGCCCACCGATGGCGAGGACATCTACTGGTGCGCGTATCAGCAGAATGAGGGACAGCGCATCTCGCGTTTCGGCACTCTGCTTCTCGACGAGATTCGTCCTACCGCGCACGGTTTGGGCTTGGAGTTTTATCCCGTGGGCTTGTTAAAAGCACATCGTATTGAATCGGGTGCAATGAAGGTGGATCCGGATGCGGGTCTCGACATCTTCTACAATCCCTCGAAGACGCTCACCTTCCAGCTTACAGCCAATCCCGATTTTGCACAGATCGAAGCCGATCCCTTCGAGTTCAACATCTCGCGGTACGAAACTTATTACAGCGAGCGCCGGCCCTTCTTTACCGAGGGCAACGAGGTGTTCATGGCCTCGGGCAAACAACGGAACAGCGGATTTTATTCGCCGCTCGAACTCTTCTACTCGCGCCGCATAGGCCGCATTCTTCCCGACGGCAGCATGATTCCATTGAGTGTCGGTGCAAAGGCCTTCGGGCGCTGGGGCGATGTCGAGTACGGCGGTTTTGTCGCGCGCGCGGCGGAGCAGGAATACGGTGCCGACACGGCCGTGAACGTGGTGCCCGGCACGACCTATGCGGCGGGCCGGGTGAAATCCAGCGGCTCCGAAAAATTCAGCATCGGCGCGCTCGCCGTGGGTGCAATGACTGGCGACAAAACCAATGCAGTTCTCGACATCGACGGGGTGGTGCGTGATGCCGACTGGCAGCTCGCCTGGCAGCTCGCGCGCTCGCAGCGAGAGAACAAGGGCGACTACGCCGCATCGGCGGGATTTACACTCACGAAGGAACACTGGGCGGCGGCGGTCAAGGCGCGAGCGATCGGCAATCGCTTCGACATCGATGACGTCGGCTTCGTGCCCTGGCGTGGCCTGAGCGACATCGTCGCGCTCATTGGTCCGCGCTGGTACTTCGAGGAAGGATCACTTCGCGAATTGAGCACATACGGGGGGGGCTCCGCTACGTATGAACACGCGGATTTATACACGGATCGGAAACTGCTCGCCGGATTCAACATGCAGTTCCGTTCGAATTGGGGTGGCGAATTCAACTTCGAGGCAGGCAGATCCCGAGATAGTGTGTTCGAATACACATCCTCGGCGGCAAGTCTCGCGACCTGGTTCTCGATATCGCCAAAATGGAGCGCGGCTTTCTGGAGCGAGTTCGCCCACACCTACAACTTCCGGCGCGGCTATGAGGGCGATTTCTTTCGAGGTGAACTTGAAGCGAGTTGGCGGCCATGGGACATGCTTCAGGTTGGATCATCGTTCCAGGGATTTGTGGAATGGGATCCTGACCGGCATATCGAAGATATCACATGGAACACGAGGCCCTTCCTCTCGTTCATACCCGTAAACGACTTGAGCATTTACGCGTACGTCGACATCTCGTACATCGATTACCACTCGTCGATGATGACGGACCGGGTGGAACAAATACTCGCGGGGCTCCGCTTCGCCTGGCAGTTTCTTCCAAAAAGCTGGCTCTACCTCGCGATCAATGAAGTGCAGCAGCGCGGGGAGTTCGCACTCAGTCCGCTCACTGTGCGCGATAGGGCGGCCGTGCTCAAGCTCAAATACCTGTACTACCTGTAG